In the genome of Candidatus Pristimantibacillus lignocellulolyticus, the window CTAGTACCCAATTACGCTCAACTAACAGAAGCAGAAGTGAAGCAAAATGCTAAGGAGAAGGAAGAAGGTCAAGCATGAACATTATAGAAGATGAACTTATTTTTCGAAAAATGACGCTTGATGATGTCCCTTGCATTGTTCAAATCGAATTGGATGCTTTTGAAACACCTTGGACGGAAGAAGCTTTTCGTAATGAATTAATGAATAACTTATTTGCACAATATATGGTGATGGAATATAGAGGTGAGATCATCGGTTACGCTGGAATGTGGATCATTATTGATGAAGCACATATTACGAATATCGCCATTCTTACCCCATATCGAGGACTAGGACTTGGTACGAGGTTAATATATGAAATTCAACGAACGGCACAATTTTTAGGTGCTCAAAAAATGACTCTAGAAGTTAGAGTAAGTAATATGAGGGCACAATCGCTCTATCGTAAATTTGGCTTCGAGGATGCTGGTATACGTCCACGATATTATTCAGATAACAACGAAGATGCACTAATTATGTGGGCGGAACTGCAACAGTCAGTGAATGGAGTGAATGTACTTGAGTAACGAGCTAATTCTTGCAATAGAAACAAGTTGTGATGAGACAAGTGCTGCGGTCATTAGAGGCGGCAAACAAATATGTTCGAATATTGTATCTAGTCAGATTGATGTACATGAGAGATTCGGCGGAGTTGTTCCTGAGATTGCATCTCGTAAACACGTAGAGAGTATTACTCGTATTATTGAACAAGCAGTCCAGCAATCAGGCTATCACACAACGGATCTTGATGCCATCGCTGTAACGGAAGGCCCAGGGCTAGTTGGAGCATTACTAGTAGGAAATGTAGCTGCGAAAAGTTTAGCAATGTCTTTGGACATTCCACTTATTGCAACACACCATATTGCTGGGCATATTTACGCAAGTCAACTTGAACATGATTTGCAATTTCCATCTTTAGCTATTGTCGTATCAGGTGGTCATACAGAATTAGTACTATTACCTGAAGAAGGAAAATTCGTCATTATTGGTCGAACGCGTGATGATGCAGTAGGTGAAGCTTATGATAAAGTGGCTCGTGCTTTGAAACTGCCTTACCCAGGTGGTCCATATATCGATCGTCTAGCTCATGAAGCTGATGAAGTCATTATAATGCCAAGAGCATGGCTTGAGAAAGATAGTTATGACTTTAGTTTTAGTGGCTTGAAATCAGCAGTATTAGCACAAATTAATCAGCATCGC includes:
- the rimI gene encoding ribosomal protein S18-alanine N-acetyltransferase, producing MNIIEDELIFRKMTLDDVPCIVQIELDAFETPWTEEAFRNELMNNLFAQYMVMEYRGEIIGYAGMWIIIDEAHITNIAILTPYRGLGLGTRLIYEIQRTAQFLGAQKMTLEVRVSNMRAQSLYRKFGFEDAGIRPRYYSDNNEDALIMWAELQQSVNGVNVLE
- the tsaD gene encoding tRNA (adenosine(37)-N6)-threonylcarbamoyltransferase complex transferase subunit TsaD, with translation MSNELILAIETSCDETSAAVIRGGKQICSNIVSSQIDVHERFGGVVPEIASRKHVESITRIIEQAVQQSGYHTTDLDAIAVTEGPGLVGALLVGNVAAKSLAMSLDIPLIATHHIAGHIYASQLEHDLQFPSLAIVVSGGHTELVLLPEEGKFVIIGRTRDDAVGEAYDKVARALKLPYPGGPYIDRLAHEADEVIIMPRAWLEKDSYDFSFSGLKSAVLAQINQHRMKGLELDEAALARGFQESVIDVVVTKALRAAKQYEVKQLVLCGGVAANKGLRAVLQQKCAEKNIPLIIPSPGLCTDNAAMIGAAAHVKYKHEQFAGLDMKADPGLSLEAWSID